ATTTCTCTGGTCTCttaacaatttataaattagtATGAGGGGCACTAAATCTCATTGTAAATTAGTGGACAATAGCAGTGTACCGAGAGGATAAAGCACTCTTTAGTATGATGGTTATTGTCCTCGGTACATATGAAAATATCAAGCACTCTTTAGCATGATGGTTATTGTCCAATGATTTAAAAACCATACTGCAGCTGATTATATTATCATAAACAAGTCCAATCCTGACATAGGCAGTTTTGATATCACCAAAGGTTCAAGGACATCTTCCAGGAGGTATATGAAGAGAAATGGAAGGAGAAGTTCGAGGAAAACTCGATATGGTATGTGATATTTTACATTACCATATTTTACCACTAAAGTTCTTCGTGAATTCCAAACAATATTTGGATCATGCACCCAGGTATGAGCACCGGTTGATTGATGACATGGTGGCATATGCTGTGAAAAGTGAAGGTGGATATGTTTGGGCTTGCAAAAACTATGATGGAGATGTTCAGAGTGACTTCCTTGCCCAAGGTTTGTGCTTTCTAGTTGTAGCTTTCATGAAGCTGAATGGTGATATTTGGCAGTATAATTGCTTTGCAGTGTGGATTTTTCTCCTATTCCTCTTTCTCATTTGATACTTTTTCCCCTCACTGAGCACTTGTTTCAGGTTTTGGTTCCTTGGGTTTGATGTCATCTGTTTTGGTAGGTCACACGAATCCTTTTGCTCCATTGTAGAATCTATTCATCTATTGTGTTTTATTGGTCCCTAAGTAAACATGCTTTATTCTGCAGTTATCTTCTGATGGGAAAACGTTAGAAGCTGAGGCAGCTCATGGGACTGTCACTAGACATTTCAGGCTACATCAGAAGGGACAGGAGACAAGTACAAATAGCATTGCTTCTATATTTGCTTGGACTCGTGGACTAGAACATAGGTAATCACAATAGTTGGTGTAAATGATGAATTCAATGCACAAGCAAGTTGATCTGCTAGGATATTCCCCCTTTTGCTTCTTGTTCATAATCAATAGAAAACCGGTATACCTTTTCTTACCCACAGATGTAATGActgcccttttctttttcagagcAAAGCTGGATAAAAATGATAGGCTGCTGGATTTCACAAAGAAACTTGAATCTGCATGTATTGAAACAGTTGAATCGGGGAAGATGACAAAGGATCTTGCACTCCTTATCCATGGCCCCAAGTAAGCCAATTTATGCATATGTGTGAGTTTTTTCATGGTAGTTCAGAAACTTAAATGTGTAACAGCTCAAGACAAAGTGTTAATATAATAATACAAAGTAGATAGTCCTACAGTGACATGGTTTCTCAAAAAGTAGAGTTGCAGTGATCATAATAGAAAACTTAGGCAGCTAATATTACTGTAGCTTTTCTACGGATGGTGATAGATCATAGCAAGCATCAAATAATTGTTCTTGCTGATTGCAAGGCAGTTAGTACACCAAATAGTTTAAATATTTTTCAGAAGTGGAAATTTTAAGCGCTTGTTCTGCTGCACATTTTTAGACCAAATTCCTGTATACTcgaaccttttctttttttggatcTGTGCGGTAGGGCAGCCTGTTTCACATATAACAAGAAAAATTTCGGTGTTTGTATCAGTGTGTTATACTGGTTGCTGCTATTGGCTTATTGCCTCCGCTGCTCTGTTTTATGTATTGCCTGGTTTTCACATAAGCTTGATAACAAGTGTGCACTGTTCCTGTTGTCAGGGTAACAAGGGAGTTCTACCTTAACACCGAAGAATTCATTGACGCTGTGGCTCAGCAACTGCGAGAAAAGATTCAAATACCAGCTGTGGTTTAATCCTCAATATGCAAATTCTATGTCTGGTTGGAAGCCTATCATTGGGTGCAGCAGGTTCACTCGCTGTGCATTCGCGCGCATTTTGATTGGGGTGATGAGACGGATGATCCCATTTAATAGTTTGCCTCGAAGCGATTTTTGTTTCAGCCTACCATTTTATCATGTTAAACTGTTAATAATCTGCTAGTGCTAAGTGAATTGGTGATTTCGCTACTCAATTCACAACCTCGCATGGTTGGGTAAATTACCTTGAGGTCAATACATAAGCGTAGTCTCATTCAGGGTTTACGATTCTGACATGCCCTTACGTTTCAGGCACTGGCGGAATTCGGAATTTCATGAAATCCGGTGGAAAACCGGtaaattttgaataaatttcataaaccaaaatttaaatacaaATTTATTGAGTTTGCCGACAAGTTCTCGAAAACCGGTTGGTTTTGGTGAAATTCCGATcgaaatcatcgaaatttcgACCAGTAATTTGTAATAGAGGTAATTTGctgaaattcttttttttcttatgtaagtttcagtaaatacatacaatacttttttaaaaaaatttatatcccTATAGGTTATATGAATATCatagtatttataagattttatttgattttttctttttttttatcaatttatatttgaatttggatgaaactccTTGAAATCTCATATGGTTTCTCCTTTCGAGCCTCGTCGAAACGTCAAAATTTTGCGAAATCTGACCGGATTTCGTCGGAATCATAAACCCTGGTTTCATCCATGCTCTTTTTGTAgaattttatttccatcttCTCGGACATGAACTGGCATCCTTTTCTTCATGTAATTGTACCCTCTTTGCATTCTGGACCTTAACACACATCTCTGTACGACTGTACGTGTAAACGGGCCACAACAACGATGGTTGTTCTCAACTTCTCAATTCTCATACCTTCCGAACTCTGCCCCCTCAGCCAGCGGCTCAACGCCCGCCTTCGTGACCCAGCAGCGTCCTAATAGATTAGCGAGCAAATTTACACTGTTTTAAATGTTGTATTGACAGTGAATTTACCGTCTCACTACTCCCTTACTAATAAACAATCAAATTTAAATGATTAGCCACATACAGAATCAAATTAAGATGAACATTCCTATAGCTATAGGTAGCACATTtcttaaaaatactttttaatttattttagataatattataatatattttcttgtATTCATAGTTAAAGTTCGGTGCTTAGCCCCGTCTCGCAAGGCCGCAATAAATTAGATAGTACTAATACCTGATTAGACGCCGTCCCATTGAAACTACCACGTACTTACAAGTGCCGGactcatcttttcgtttatatttatacttataagctaaattgttaattttaaatttaaaattgattttagGGGATTTTCATCTGAGCTTATGTTCcaacttttatttttaatcACTGACGGCAGCGTTCGAGAGGGTGAGAGCCtgagtttgtttgtttctttttccgcgcgcacgtttcccaaactactaaacggtgcgttttttacaaaaattttctatagtatagttgctttaaaaatcatattaatctatttttaaaatttaaaatagttaatactcaattaatcatgagctaatagcTCACATCGTTTCGCGTATCTttccaatcttctcaatccaCCTCtactcaaacacaccctaagaatacgtatataaaaattttatttataaattattttttatttgtaaacatgCTGGGGCTATTTGTAAACATGTTAGGCCGGGGGACGTGCCCGAGCAGTCAATCCTTGGATACGCGTCTCGCCGCGAGTCCTCTCATCCCAGACCGCTCTTCCACCGCCAGCAACCGCCCCCCGCCGCTCTGCCACTTCCCACCCACCCCACTAATCCACTATAAATACGCGAGCGACGTCACACCGCAGAGATGGgaatcgcctcctcctcctcctcgaccccGGAATCCAGGAAGATGGCGCTCGCCAAGGCCAAGGAGACCGTCGCCTCCGCTCCCGTCGTCGTCTACAGGTTTCCCTCCCTCTCGATTTGCTCCCTGCCGTGCACGGTTGCTAGTTCTTGCATCTTTAGAAAAGAGTGTAGTTGCCGAGGGATTCGTGAGGAGATGGACAGGGGAAGGGGAAAGAGAAGCGGAAGTTTTGGATAAGAAGGAATAAATGCTTCTGCGGACTCTTTTCCTCACTCATCCCTTTtcctcccttcctcatctccaTTTACTGAGCATATTCCTCCGCTGTTCTTTGCTTATTGTTTATTGACGGGAGTATTATATTTGAGTGGGTGATGCAAAGAAATCACATGAACTAGATTTCTAGAGAGAGTACTTGATTATTTGCTTTCTAGAGTAGAAATTGTTTGAACTAGGTGTACAATTTCTAGAGAGTAGTTGATCTATTTGCTTTCTAGAGTGGAGAAATTGTTTGAACTAGGTGTACAACTTTTAGAGTGAGTACTTGATTTATTTGTTTTGATGTTTTCTAGAGTAGAGAAATTGTTTGAACTATGTAGACATGTGAAACATTGAAAGCCTATTTGGAAGATCTGGcccaattttttgtttgtttggatgGCATAACTGTGATTTGTTCTGCAACCCTGCCATGCGTATGCGATTTTGGGGGAAAGTACATTGAGAAATCTCTTTCTGGATCACTATgattttttgtctccaaaatgtTTTGATGGAGCTTTTGATTGTCTCTAATGTTCTAGTGTTGACATCAGaggtttgttttgttttgttaaaaaaaaatcggtaATGATGAGTTCAGCTCACCCACCTGGTACAGAGTTAGTAGTCTGCTCCTGTGCTTTTATAAGCTAACATGCTACCATCTGACGGGCAATGGTTTCACTTATtctaaatttattatttttagttttgatcTTTGTAAGTTTTTGTTCCCTGTTTTTTTATCTGATTCTCTTATTGTTTGGTTTATCTGCAGCAAGTTTTTGTTCCCTGTTTTTTTATCTGATTCTTATTGTTTTGTTTATCTGCAGCAAGTCTTACTGTCCTTTTTGCGTCCGTGTGAAGAAGTTGTTCGAGCAGCTTGGAGCAACTTTCAAGGCCATTGAGTTGGATGGGGAGAGTGAGTACACTTGCCTTTGGTTCCACTTTCTCTGTTCAGTTATGGAATCCTTAAGAGGACAGGGTAAAGGATTACTAGTACAATACAACTACGAGTAGCTGGATCGAATTGCACAGGAAAAAACAAACTGATTTGCTTGTCCTGGCAGTGCTGATTTTGTTGAAACATGAAAAAGGTGGGCATTTGGGGTTTTTATTTGGAAATACTACTGtggcagaaaaaaaattatgtaagcTCACAATGTGCAGAACCTAGGATACTTAAAGGGTCTGTTCGATGGAGAGTTTTGGCTTTAGCTTATTTGCGGCAAGCGAAACGAGATTAAGTATTGACTATTGTAAacataaaaatgaatttattcgTTTTCTTTagaaacttctatatagaaagttttgcTTTTGcatgaaacacaccgtttaatagtttaggaAGTGTGTTCATGGAAAACGACGGAGTAAGCTTCGCTAACCAGCTGAATCAAACGCAGATTGCTTGATTAGATGCCAGAGGAACACTGAATGTGGCAATTATCTAAGAATTACAGTACTAATAATTATGGAATTTCAATGTTGACCATTATAGTCTCAGTTAATGTTGTTTTTATTTAGCTGCCAAGCCCCTATTTACCTCGGACTTGGATCTTTTGCATTGAAGAAAATGCTTAGGATCCTTTGCATTATAGTCTCACTTGCATTAGGCATGGTTTTTGCCATTGGATCTTCACCAAACAGCTGAAAACGAATGCTACAGTgggaataatattttttttgttcaccGGTGAAAATCACACTGTGCAAACATTTTTTGCTACAGTACTACTGTGTTCTACTGTGTCGCTAGACTCCGTTTACTGTTCTAACCACGTCCATTTACCTCCTAGCCGGTGTACTGTACGTGTACCATACATAGTGATGGCTGAGTCATCATTGGACTCAGAAAGAACTACTATTGAATTGCGAAAGAAGATTGCGAAAGAAAGTACTCATAAACCAATCTGTTCTATGAAGGTGATGGATCTGAGCTGCAGTCGGCACTTGCTGAATGGACTGGACAAAGGACTGTTCCAAATGTCTTCATCAATGGGAAGCATATTGGTGGCTGTGATGGTGAACCCTTTTGCCTTTCATTCTTTGTCTCCAGTACTCTGTGCTTTTGTTAGTTTCTATATTGATTGTTGTCCATGAAGTCCATTATCTCTGCTTGCTCGCTCGCAATTTTATTAGTACTCTTCAGTGTTCAGTTAACGAATTACTGTTTGCTGTAAATGTCACTTGGGGCAGATACTTTGGCATTGAACAATGAAGGGAAGCTGGTGCCTCTGCTGACCGAGGCTGGAGCAATTGCCAGTTCTGCAAAGACGACAATCACCGCATAGTTCTTCGTGGGACACTGGGACTAGCCTTCGTTGACCTCTTTATACTGCATCCATTCTATTAGATAATAAAGGTGGATGTTTGTTTGGCAAGACCATTACTTGTTGCCGTCTAGTATCGTGTGATAGCTATCCTGTGCCCGTGTGAAACTCCTTGGACATCAATAATATCGTCTTTGTGATAGCAGTTCGCTGATATTAACTGTCGATTATAGTCTTTCTGCCGTGAGCATACATGGCTACGAAACACATGTTGGAGAGAAGCTATAAACGTCGAAACTGCATAGCTCCACACAATGCCCTGCAGGACAATCAGGGAGGCAAACAAATTTCAGAGGCAGAAAAGCCAAAAACGCAACAACAACTACCAACAAATTTAAGAGGCAAAAAGCCAAAAAACACAACCACAAGTCCTCAACTACTTGATTACAACTGTGAACTGGGGTAGCTTTACAATTGTGATGTGAGCTAATAGCAGCTTTACAATTGTGAATGAATGCGACAGGCAGAGGCACAGATCGACGATATAGTTAATTCGAAGTGATGtgtattttgatatttttcctccaaaaataataaagtTGTTACAGATATCTGATATCCCCGgccatccaaaattccaaacaaaCGACGATTTATCGCCGGTTACCGACCAGCCTAGGATACACCTTGTACACCACCAGCTCTTCGTCTTCGCCGCGCGCCATGGGCGCGGGCAGCTCGCCGTACGGGAAGTCCGGGCCGAACCTGTACTCGTCCATCCACCACTCCGTCCTCCGCGAcgcccgcctcgcctcctcgtcgtcctccctgTACCAGAACACGAGGCGGCAGCCCATGTCCCCGCGCCTCCCGTCCACGACGCGGCACTCGCGCACCGGCACGTACGCCCCTGGCCCGGCCTtccgcgggcgcggcggcgcgccgtccCCGTGCCCTTGCGCGTGCCCgcgcgggcgcacggcggcgaagAACCACTCGCACCGGTCGTTGGCAGCAGGGAGCGCGGCCGTGATCACCGCCGGGTGCGCGTCGAAGACGTCGTCGGCGCGGTGCACGCGGCACGCGAGCGGGTTCCCGAGGCGGAGGCTGGCGAGGTAGAGCTGGACGAGCACCTGCGGCTTGGCGTCCTCGTCGGCGCGGTGGCGCGTCGCGAGCACCGCCCGGTCGGCCCCGAGCCGCTCGTGGagcgccccgccgcgcgccgggTAGACCTTGCAGACGACCAGCTCGAAGCCCTCGGagcctccggcgccggcgtcgcggcCGCGATCGCCGTACTCCACCATGCGCCACTCGGTCTCCctgaagccgccgccggcgtcctcgTACTCGTAGTACCGGAAGCTGTGGCAGAACGCGTTGCCGCGGTGCTTCGCCTCCTGCGAGAGGCGGTAGTCCCCGGGCCCGGCCCTGCGCCGGCCACCGGGGCACTGACGGCGGCACACGAAGAAGAACCACTCGAACCGCTCGTTCGCCGCCGGGTACACCGACGCGAGCAGCGCCGGGTGCGCGCCGTACACATCCGCGTCGTGCACCTGCCTCGGCAGCGCGTCGCACCGCAGCGCCCGGCGCAACGGCAGGTACCGGTTGACGATATCCTCCGCCGTGGGGTCGAACGgctggccgcctccgccgccgctgctgccggacGCCACGGCCCTCGCCatgggcgaaggcggcggcggcggcggcctcgtcgccCTTGACCTGCCGGCGAGGAAGACCCACCCGTCCTCGGTCTCCTCCTCGCGGAGgctctccgcggcggcggcggtctccggcgccgccgcctgactCGCCCTGGGACGCATGGGCAGCATAGGGTTTAAGCTAGGTCGTCGCCACGGCGGCGCATGCGCGAACTCGACTCAACTACTACTCCGCCATATATACTATCGGCACGCACCGAAACATAACCCACAAACCCACCCGCCCGCGCTCGCGTAGGCACGCACACGCAATATATATACTGATCGGTCGCCTCGCGGCGCGCGGGGGATTCGGGGGTTGAGGTATCCGTACCTGACGCGCTCTCTCCAACAACCCCCCACGCCGAATCGTTTAACAACACGCGGCCTCGTACAGACGGAGGCGTCGCATCTCCGTCTCGGCTCGTGGCGTGCGTGCGGCCGACGCGGACGCGGAcgcggagcggcgggagcgcgACGGGGGCACGTAAAAGTCCCCTGGATTTTTGGGCCGGCCACTACACTACTGGAAAAGGTGGACATAGATCCTGCTTCCAGTGCAGCAACACTGTAGCAGTGGCTGACATATAGACCTGGGGTCCACACGTCACTTGTCTAATGCTGGTGTAGTGGTTGTGGTTAATAGTAGTGCAAACAATTCCATCATGAAAAAGTCCACTTTTCGAAGACACGACTATGAGTTAAGTCAAGTTAGattcgtaaaaaaaaagtcaagttTTACTCGCGTCTCTCAACCATAAAAACAGATATAAACCATTCTCAAGttctcaactatcaaaaccccAATAAATCAAGCCCCTCAGCAACAATTTGGATGATAGTTTTATTAACTTGGTATTTATCCTCtatgtcgacgggggatacctgTAGACCGGATAGTATGGATATTGAggtacgttggtacgaggataTATACGATtcaacatcaagcaaacaaatagACAGGATTATATCGGTTCAAGCCCCTCATGAGGTAATAGCTCTAATTCAATTTATATGAAATTGATATGGAAATACACAGAGTACAATAGAGAACAACTGATTTCGAGATTACCGGCGAGATCCTTATCGGGAGAGTCTTGACGAGATCTACCAGCGAGTAGGTTCCAAGTCCTCCGTGCTTATGTGGTGGCGGGTTGGTTGGTGCTATGATTCGATGCCTTGGACCCCTCAGGGGATATGTATCTATACCGTAAATCCCTTAGTCTCCAAGTATAACTCGAGGACCCCGGACTCTGCACGATATAGTATAATCTTAATCCTTTTTGAGTAGAGCTCTGTTATGTGCCTATCCATGAGGATTATTTTCATAATCTCTTGTTGATTTCCTTATCGTATACGGAAGTCTACCGTACATATGAAGGTATGCCGTATTCATGTATTACATAAGTCGTATGATAGAAAGTATGTcttatccataaccatgacactCTATGACGTCTATGTGGCTCTTATACGATACTAGAAAAAAACCCCTCAATGGAACCCGCATGTCAACAAGAGGGAAAGAACAAAAGATAGTGGCCCCTCTCTTCCTTTAACACCCCCTTCCTTAGGTTGTCCATCTTATAGTTTCACATCGGAGGGCCACTTGACATCGCTTCGTGTCCTTCTTCACCTTCCTCAGCTCACTCGCCACCGTTGCTCCTTTTCCCAGCAAACGATGATGCTAGGCTAGGATCTATGCCGTAGTCCTGCTAGTCGTGGGCCAGCAAGGAGGGGCTCGTTTTGACTCGCCTTGTCAGAGAAGAGGCGAAGGCCTCACCCACACGTCGAGGACGACACCAGCAAACACAAACGACGAAGTCAAGGGGCACGAGTTCGAGGGGCATGCTATGATGTGACAAGAGTCATAGGAGTGCGGACTAGCGGCAATGGGAGGGATGCAACGTGAGCCTATGCTGCTACTTATCATCGTCGTCCTTTATGACATTGAGGGGGCGACATGGACATGGACAACCACCTACGTTTGGATGCTCTTTACCACTTGCTTCCTACCTAGATGTGCGGGGCTCTTTGCCACACTCTTCGTGGTTGTCTCTGTGTTTGTCGAGAGGAAACGCCACAATGCATCGTATGGAGGTCGaggtgggggagagagaagggatgcaggagaggaaagaaaaaaaagagtgacATGGATGAGGTTGACAACTGGGCCTTTACCAAAAGTGGGATAGCCACGGAATGACTCATCATGGTTAATTATAGGACAAGGCTAGATCGCGCGCGCTAGCGGCATATCGCTAACCAGCGACGCCCTTCTCTTAAACAGTTACTAGTACACTCAACAGtacatgcctttttttttttcttcctagagaattttctcctaaattacttatccgatttataatccgattacaccattatagtcgttgcaattaaatctttacaacaagatcttacacgattatattctgataaaaaaaatatctatgttgtaaattacttttattatatatgtaagttacttttgtcctatacataaattacttttagatttaagctctttaataacttatatcttttaaatcacGTATTATTTTCATGATCTATTTACATCATTGTACTCTACATAAAATATGAGATAAAACAAGATCCATGttgaatatattcaaatatttcattaatttaaaagtaatttatttaaattgtagTAGTAACTTAGCTATGCAATAGATGTAACTTAGCTATACAATAGAAGTAAGTTAGCACAAAATAGAAGTAAATTCTTacaacattagaagtaaattcgagagaaaaatattttgtatctaaaaattaaatttaaagtccATAAATTATAGAATTGACTAAAAACTATAATAAATATAATCGACTTAAAGCATTATGAATAtataaaaagtaatttaattaaatctaaaagtaatttatatatatgataaaagtaacttaagtatataataaaagtaatttataagtataaatattttttcatcgtagtataatcatgtaagatctagttttgaagatttaattgcaacgaacacaatggtgtaatcggattatagattggataattaatttgagagaaaactttgtAAGAAGGGGAAACAATACATGATGTGTAATAGAAAAAAAGGCATGCATGTGCGCTGGCTTCTCCACGGCTTCTATGGTTGGCGTCGCGCGATAAAACAATATCAAGAGGGCTCGCTGATTAGTTTTTGCGTTAATTATACCCACAACAGGCGAAACCGCTTCTGAAAATACCTTGGGAGGTTACGTCGGTTTTAAAATTTTAGGGGAAGTGACGCGAATCAAACTGGCCTTGTGAGGGATGTACGTTGGACTTTACCCGCACTACGCGAGCGTGAGGCTATTGGGCCGTGCCCTGTGAGGGTTGGACGCCGTGAGGCCCATGATGGTTCGTTCACCTTTCAGGCGAGAGGTGAGGCGAGTGAAGGACAAGATCAGCTAGTGCGCCGTGGTGGCTAGTGTTTGCCTCCAGCTCCGAATGATTAGATGCTTGCTAGTGCGTAGCGGAAAAGAGGAATCTACCCGTACATTGAACAGTGTCAGTAAGTAATTCCTACATATCATATTCTTGTCCCATGTATCTGGCAACGGATATATAATACTAACAGTCATGAAAAGCTTTTTAATTACAAGTTTACATATGCATATTGTACTACTACATGGCATAAAGTACTGCACACGGTGACTTATTGCCTAATTGGTAGTAATTAACAGTTAACTATATATGGAATCCCTCCATTTGCTGTTAACTATACCGCAATGACAAATTAATTGCAACAACCCTCACATGCAtataaatctctctctctcctttgttATACTatagctctagctagctagcaacaagGGGAAAAGAACACATTAGTTAATCTCCCCTGATTAAAGAAGTGTGACCAATAATAGTACTATGGCTTTAACGTGTC
This window of the Oryza sativa Japonica Group chromosome 4, ASM3414082v1 genome carries:
- the LOC4336354 gene encoding glutaredoxin-C6, which translates into the protein MGIASSSSSTPESRKMALAKAKETVASAPVVVYSKSYCPFCVRVKKLFEQLGATFKAIELDGESDGSELQSALAEWTGQRTVPNVFINGKHIGGCDDTLALNNEGKLVPLLTEAGAIASSAKTTITA
- the LOC9267434 gene encoding uncharacterized protein, with amino-acid sequence MLPMRPRASQAAAPETAAAAESLREEETEDGWVFLAGRSRATRPPPPPPSPMARAVASGSSGGGGGQPFDPTAEDIVNRYLPLRRALRCDALPRQVHDADVYGAHPALLASVYPAANERFEWFFFVCRRQCPGGRRRAGPGDYRLSQEAKHRGNAFCHSFRYYEYEDAGGGFRETEWRMVEYGDRGRDAGAGGSEGFELVVCKVYPARGGALHERLGADRAVLATRHRADEDAKPQVLVQLYLASLRLGNPLACRVHRADDVFDAHPAVITAALPAANDRCEWFFAAVRPRGHAQGHGDGAPPRPRKAGPGAYVPVRECRVVDGRRGDMGCRLVFWYREDDEEARRASRRTEWWMDEYRFGPDFPYGELPAPMARGEDEELVVYKVYPRLVGNRR